One genomic segment of Myxococcales bacterium includes these proteins:
- a CDS encoding class I SAM-dependent methyltransferase, with amino-acid sequence MSSAISFFDAIAARYDRDYALDAATTRARVGRIAKDIPRSSSSSSSSSSGGKVLDLGVGTGRELPTLLDLGFRVTGLDASEAMLELCRRRARPIPLVCQTFYAPLPFADGEFDAVLALHGTLSHPPDAEAQARLIGEVARVLAPGGLFAFEVPSLGWLAQLDHRPIDDGARAVRRTGPQAVLHEDRRLGVHIEGHVLSDAEWAALLGEHFRVRIEPMSPVELLVLATRQTLAVPARSR; translated from the coding sequence GTGTCGTCAGCCATCTCGTTTTTCGATGCCATCGCGGCTCGCTACGATCGCGACTACGCGCTCGACGCGGCGACGACGCGCGCACGCGTGGGCCGCATTGCCAAGGACATCCCGCGCAGCAGCAGCAGCAGCAGCAGCAGCAGCTCGGGCGGCAAGGTCTTGGACCTCGGCGTTGGCACGGGACGCGAGCTCCCAACGCTCTTGGATCTCGGCTTTCGGGTGACGGGCCTCGACGCCTCCGAGGCGATGCTCGAGCTTTGCCGGCGGCGCGCACGCCCCATCCCCCTCGTGTGCCAGACCTTCTACGCGCCGCTCCCCTTCGCCGATGGCGAGTTCGACGCGGTGCTGGCGCTGCACGGAACGCTGTCGCATCCGCCCGATGCGGAGGCGCAGGCACGCCTCATCGGCGAGGTCGCGCGCGTCCTCGCTCCCGGTGGCCTCTTCGCCTTCGAGGTGCCGTCCTTGGGCTGGTTGGCGCAGCTCGACCACCGGCCCATCGACGATGGCGCGCGCGCCGTCCGGCGGACGGGCCCGCAAGCCGTCCTCCACGAGGATCGGCGGCTCGGCGTGCACATCGAGGGCCACGTGCTGAGCGACGCCGAGTGGGCGGCCCTTTTGGGCGAGCACTTTCGGGTGCGCATCGAGCCCATGAGCCCCGTCGAGCTCTTGGTGCTCGCGACGCGTCAGACGCTGGCGGTGCCCGCGCGATCGAGGTAG
- a CDS encoding tetraacyldisaccharide 4'-kinase gives MRLSSSIRASVAQALEEGRLQGALARSLSSAWAKAADARLVKSLDWPPHVRAIGVGGGTLGGSYKTPLALAVAHQVASSGRNRVAIVGHGYGARVERARAVVRTDEARDVGDEAVWLAEKFTRGVVVVAAERSDAVRYAVAQGANVIVFDGLHQTTPRRLDHALLVLDAERPWGASQSPPSGDARASASRLRSLADEVVLVRTRRGSAERHADDHDRDRDHDHDRDRDRDRDHDHDHDHDRDHHQRVHEGRYLLEGARLLGGAERLSMAELRGKRLGLSTAIARPSRLVGMLLDEGIVPTRVVRSADHAGPAFPPVLEGERPPVDGWLVTEKCASWLRAEQPESYKRLQVPVFVLEATLAVPTLLRKLEAASDLDRHRGAP, from the coding sequence ATGCGGCTTTCGAGCAGCATCCGGGCGAGCGTGGCGCAGGCCCTCGAAGAGGGGCGCCTTCAAGGTGCACTCGCGCGCTCTCTCTCCTCCGCGTGGGCGAAGGCCGCCGACGCGCGACTCGTGAAGTCTCTCGACTGGCCGCCGCACGTTCGCGCCATTGGTGTCGGTGGGGGCACGCTCGGAGGGTCGTACAAGACGCCGCTGGCGCTCGCCGTCGCGCATCAGGTCGCAAGCTCCGGGCGAAACCGCGTCGCCATCGTCGGGCACGGCTACGGCGCGCGCGTCGAACGCGCTCGCGCGGTGGTGCGCACCGACGAAGCCCGTGACGTGGGCGACGAGGCCGTCTGGCTCGCGGAGAAATTCACGCGCGGCGTGGTCGTTGTTGCCGCGGAGCGGAGCGACGCGGTCCGCTACGCCGTCGCGCAAGGGGCCAATGTCATCGTCTTCGACGGCCTCCACCAGACCACGCCCCGGAGGCTCGACCACGCGCTCTTGGTGCTCGACGCGGAGAGGCCGTGGGGCGCGAGCCAGAGCCCGCCGAGCGGCGACGCCCGGGCGTCGGCGTCGCGCCTCCGGTCGCTCGCCGACGAGGTCGTCCTCGTTCGCACGCGACGGGGGAGCGCCGAGCGCCACGCCGACGACCACGACCGCGACCGCGACCACGACCACGACCGCGACCGCGACCGCGACCGCGACCACGACCACGACCACGACCACGACCGCGACCACCACCAGAGGGTGCACGAGGGGAGGTACCTCCTTGAGGGCGCGCGGCTCCTTGGAGGGGCCGAGCGGCTATCGATGGCCGAGCTGCGGGGCAAGCGACTCGGGCTCTCGACCGCCATCGCACGGCCGTCACGGCTCGTTGGCATGCTCCTCGATGAAGGCATCGTGCCCACGCGTGTGGTGAGATCGGCCGACCATGCGGGGCCAGCCTTCCCCCCTGTCCTCGAAGGTGAGCGCCCTCCCGTGGACGGTTGGCTCGTGACCGAGAAGTGCGCCAGCTGGCTCCGCGCGGAGCAGCCCGAATCCTACAAGCGCTT